From the Lathyrus oleraceus cultivar Zhongwan6 chromosome 4, CAAS_Psat_ZW6_1.0, whole genome shotgun sequence genome, one window contains:
- the LOC127137182 gene encoding uncharacterized protein LOC127137182, whose amino-acid sequence MSDSSSSEPSNPNREDPVADSANTSHARRPKETVSGFSSTIALEERTREGSRYVHNAIAIMVTGILSGNHKVLAVSIPLNTIEPDSVAYQENIESLGKNISDDVEQTDSHKESNVDKPLDNVAGEEVHVTHDVSNNPNCEAETVDLEEFSDNELLSSVLPSIAKRVRTRREKKTVAQRSPRKKIDVPTSSKTKVAVKSSLKRKVHGPTKSWSKGVPKKRKTKSVVVESDSDVPCDVPDTLSKKKPPTSKLAASVPEVPIDNISFHFASSVNRWKYVYQKRLALERELAQNVLDCKDIMDLIQEAGLMKTVTQFSKCYEMLVKEFIVNLSEECADGKSKEFRKVYV is encoded by the coding sequence ATGTCTGATTCCTCTAGCTCTGAACCAAGCAACCCTAACAGAGAAGATCCTGTTGCTGACTCTGCGAATACCTcacatgcaagaagacctaaagaaactgTATCAGGCTTCTCCTCAACCATCGCTCTTGAGGAACGAACCAGAGAAGGTTCCAGGTATGTTCACAATGCCATTGCCATTATGGTGACTGGAATACTGTCTGGTAATCATAAGGTCCTTGCGGTTTCCATTCCCTTAAACACTATTGAACCTGATAGTGTTGCTTATCAAGAAAATATTGAGTCTTTAGGTAAGAATATCTCTGATGATGTTGAGCAAACTGATTCTCATAAGGAGTCAAATGTTGACAAACCCTTAGATAATGTGGCTGGTGAGGAAGTTCATGTCACTCATGATGTCAGTAACAACCCTAACTGTGAGGCTGAAACAGTAGACCTGGAGGAATTTTCTGATAATGAGTTGTTGTCCTCAGTCctccctagcatagccaaaagggttaggactaggagagaaaagAAAACAGTGGCTCAAAGGTCCCCCAGAAAGAAGATTGATGTTCCAACCTCTTCCAAGACAAAGGTGGCAGTCAAGAGCTCCCTCAAGAGGAAAGTTCATGGTCCAaccaaatcttggagcaaaggGGTGCCCAAGAAAAGGAAGACCAAGTCGGTTGTTGTTGAGTCTGACTCAGATGTTCCATGTGATGTCCCTGACACCCTGTCAAAGAAGAAGCCACCCACTAGCAAGCTTGCagctagtgtccctgaggtaccaATTGACAACATATCTTTTCATTTTGCTTCAAGTGTAAACAGGTGGAAATATGTTTATCAGAAGAGGTTGGCTTTGGAAAGGGAATTAGCTCAGAATGTCCTAGACTGTAAGGATATTATGGACCTTATTCAAGAGGCTGGTTTAATGAAGACTGTGACTCAGTTCTCAAAGTGCTATGAGATGTTGGTAAAGGAATTTATTGTCAATTTGTCTGAAGAATGTGCTGATGGGAAGTCTAAGGAATTCAGGAAAGTGTATGTGTGA